The Mesotoga sp. UBA6090 sequence GCGCCGAAATGCTCAGAAGTCTTGGAACGCATCCCGATCTCCTCGTTGGAGACATGGATTCGATAAGTGAGACAACTCTTGATTGGTGCAGAAGCAAAGGGTCTCTGATTCTAATCTATCCGTCTGAAAAAGACGACACAGACACCAAGATCGCGCTTCAGGCCCTTGAAGAAAGGGACATAGCGGAAGTCGAGATTTTTGGCGCCACAGGACTCCGGCTCGATCACTTCATGGGCACTCTTGCTTCAATCTACGGTGTGCGAAACACCTTGAAAGCAACAATAGTGGAGGACAGCGTGGAGATCGGAATGGTATCCAAAGAGCTGGTCTCCTCAGTAGAACTCGGTGAAATCTGGTCTCTGTTCCCCTTCGGAGGACAGCCGACCATGATCAGTCTTAAGGGCTTCAAATACTCTTTGAGAGATGCCTTTCTCGAGCACGGTAATCCTCTGGGGGTTTCAAACGAGACGAAAGAAAGCGAAGTACAGATTCTCTGCAAGGGAGGTACTGTCCTATACTTCAGATGGTTGAAAAAGCAGTAATAATTTCAGACACACACGGCTCTCCTGGGCCAGTGAAGAGAATACTTGAGAGAAACGGCGAAGACCTTTTGATCATTCACTGCGGAGACTTCCTGTATCACGGCCCCAGGAATCCTCTTCCTGGTGACTACGATCCAGCAAAACTTGCTGCGCTTTTGAGACAGTATTCCAGAAGAATCGAAAGTGTGAGGGGGAACTGTGACAGCGAAATTGATCTGATGCAGATCGGTTTAGTTGACCTGCCTGAAGCGCGTACGCTCGTCATAAACGACATTGATCTCTTCATTTCGCATGGCCATAAGGAGTTCGGCCTTCCCTTCGAAGGAGGAATAATCATATCCGGCCACACTCACGTCTCCCATCTCTCCAGAGAAGGGAAGATCATATTTCTCAACCCCGGCAGTTCCTCTATTCCCAAAGATGGAACCGGTGGATCCTACGCAATAATCGACTTCGTAAAAGGTGCCATATACCTCAAGAGCATAGAAGGCCTCGAACTCAAAGCAATGGCTCTTTAGGAGCGCCTGCTTTCCGTAAACATGTTACTGAACCCATGATATAATAAGTATCTGGGTGATGAATATGGTTTTGAGATGGCATGGACATTCCTGTTTTTCGCTTGAGTGCGACGAAAAGACTCTTTTGATCGACCCCTTCGACGAGGGTGTCGGTTATGACATGCCCCCGGTTAAGCCGGACATTATTCTGGAATCCCATCAGCACCACGACCACAATGCTCATGATAGATTCGAGCAGGGATTCGTGCTGATAAACGAAACCGTCAGCAAAACTGTGCAAGGGTTCAAGATTGAAGGTCATTCAGTATTCCACGATGACGTACAGGGAAGGAAACGAGGAAAGAACATAATTTTCGAAGTTACGTCCCCGGACGGATTCAGAGTCGTTCATTGCGGAGACCTCGGCCACAAACTTGATTCAGAGCTTCTAGATCTCCTGAGGAGCCCCGATGTTCTGCTTGTGCCTGTGGGCGGGTTCTACACAATCGACGCGAAACAGGCAAGAGAGCTAACAAGAGATCTAGCTCCCTCGTACGTCGTTCCGATGCATTTCAAAACAGAAGCCCTGGCCTTTGAGCTGGGGAGAGTTGAAGACTTTCTGTCTGGCGACCCGTTTGAACAGCTTGAAGAACTGAAGCTGGAAGAAAAGGCCAATGTGGGAACCAGGATAGTCGTC is a genomic window containing:
- the yfcE gene encoding phosphodiesterase; the encoded protein is MKRILERNGEDLLIIHCGDFLYHGPRNPLPGDYDPAKLAALLRQYSRRIESVRGNCDSEIDLMQIGLVDLPEARTLVINDIDLFISHGHKEFGLPFEGGIIISGHTHVSHLSREGKIIFLNPGSSSIPKDGTGGSYAIIDFVKGAIYLKSIEGLELKAMAL
- a CDS encoding thiamine diphosphokinase, whose amino-acid sequence is MTKAVLFVGGEYISSTEFYMRKLQETSFVSAADSGAEMLRSLGTHPDLLVGDMDSISETTLDWCRSKGSLILIYPSEKDDTDTKIALQALEERDIAEVEIFGATGLRLDHFMGTLASIYGVRNTLKATIVEDSVEIGMVSKELVSSVELGEIWSLFPFGGQPTMISLKGFKYSLRDAFLEHGNPLGVSNETKESEVQILCKGGTVLYFRWLKKQ
- a CDS encoding MBL fold metallo-hydrolase, with translation MVLRWHGHSCFSLECDEKTLLIDPFDEGVGYDMPPVKPDIILESHQHHDHNAHDRFEQGFVLINETVSKTVQGFKIEGHSVFHDDVQGRKRGKNIIFEVTSPDGFRVVHCGDLGHKLDSELLDLLRSPDVLLVPVGGFYTIDAKQARELTRDLAPSYVVPMHFKTEALAFELGRVEDFLSGDPFEQLEELKLEEKANVGTRIVVLNYR